In a single window of the Nicotiana tomentosiformis chromosome 8, ASM39032v3, whole genome shotgun sequence genome:
- the LOC104096875 gene encoding protein TPX2-like isoform X1 → MEEEMMEDMVEYTFTVLEIDLDYEYDAPRYFDFSRDESLPETRQAESWFESAGSYPPSPFVTRLILKEDDLLESINVSPKTKVDENMSLSDSDSDIEVEQGVPGAIKEGEGNNAGHSVNLEISNAEKLLNQLRQLPSGLTFHNHMAKDTAKDQTRCPGKPSCPRTSTLMKPTASHLAKQNPLRPVGESRLTTFLVEKNGTSSAVVETQAAKRQKLESGHLRKVAEAKPVLSFVHKAPKRDGKVDGNNTLAKPRITIPREPELQTTHRAQRARPKGSEQAENLAPTAIRRFKALPLNKKILEGPSMPPKRSNPRLPQFQEFHLKTSERAVQHRSAVSTSAANSSTSNKVLQKPSNNSTMECGNREFRRVNHVEAPKQEESTSTYNFKALPLNKKILSSKGDIGVFRNTKRETTVPMEFNFHTEKRIHHNPPIDLFNKLSLTSEPQPAGVQLKAQRPSFFPSKGSKENRWAYFQQNHEIVHTEKGKLADLKSKANSVW, encoded by the exons aTGGAGGAAGAGATGATGGAGGATATGGTTGAGTATACGTTTACGGTATTGGAGATTGACCTCGATTACGAGTATGATGCTCCGCGTTACTTTGATTTTAGCCGTGATGAGTCTCTACCTGAGACTCGTCAAGCTGAGAGCTGGTTTGAATCTGCCGGAAGCTATCCTCCTTCTC CTTTTGTCACTAGGTTAATTCTGAAGGAGGACGATTTGCTGGAAAGCATTAATGTTTCTCCGAAGACCAAAGTTGATGAGAACATGAGTTTATCAGATAGTGATTCTGATATTGAGGTCGAGCAAGGGGTTCCTGGTGCAATAAAAG AAGGCGAGGGGAACAATGCAGGACATTCTGTTAACTTAGAAATTAGCAATGCCGAGAAACTTTTAAATCAACTAAGGCAGCTGCCTTCAG GGTTGACATTCCATAATCACATGGCTAAAGATACCGCAAAAGATCAAACCAGGTGTCCGGGGAAGCCATCTTGTCCCAGGACCTCAACCCTCATGAAACCAACCGCAAGTCACTTAGCCAAACAAAACCCACTTCGTCCAGTTGGTGAATCGAG GTTAACCACATTTTTGGTTGAGAAAAATGGAACAAGTTCTGCTGTGGTTGAGACTCAAGCTGCCAAGAGACAAAAACTTGAGAGTGGTCATCTGCGGAAG GTTGCTGAAGCAAAGCCTGTGCTTAGTTTTGTTCACAAGGCACCTAAGCGA GATGGAAAAGTTGATGGCAACAACACATTGGCTAAGCCCAGAATAACTATTCCTAGAGAGCCTGAGCTTCAAACAACTCATAGAGCACAAAGAGCAAG GCCAAAAGGTAGTGAACAAGCAGAAAATTTGGCGCCGACAGCTATCCGAAGATTCAAAGCTCTTCCACTGAATAAAAAA ATCTTGGAAGGTCCTTCTATGCCTCCAAAAAGAAGCAATCCACGACTTCCGCAGTTTCAA GAATTTCACCTGAAGACGTCAGAGAGAGCCGTGCAACATCGTTCAGCCGTTTCAACTTCTGCAGCCAATTCTTCTACTAGTAACAAG GTGTTGCAGAAACCCAGTAATAATTCAACCATGGAATGTGGAAATAGAGAATTCAGAAG AGTTAATCATGTAGAGGCTCCAAAGCAGGAGGAATCTACGTCAACCTACAACTTCAAAGCTCTTCCCCTTAATAAAAAG ATCCTATCAAGTAAAGGAGACATTGGAGTGTTCCGAAACACCAAGAGAGAAACCACAGTGCCAATG GAGTTCAATTTTCATACTGAAAAGAGGATTCATCATAATCCGCCAATTGATCTGTTTAATAAG CTATCTCTTACATCTGAGCCCCAACCTGCTGGAGTGCAGTTGAAAGCACAAAGACCATCCTTCTTTCCGTCAAAG GGCTCTAAAGAAAATAGATGGGCTTATTTCCAACAAAACCATGAG ATAGTACACACGGAGAAGGGTAAACTAGCTGATCTTAAAAGTAAAGCCAATTCAGTTTGGTAG
- the LOC104096875 gene encoding protein TPX2-like isoform X2 codes for MSLSDSDSDIEVEQGVPGAIKEGEGNNAGHSVNLEISNAEKLLNQLRQLPSGLTFHNHMAKDTAKDQTRCPGKPSCPRTSTLMKPTASHLAKQNPLRPVGESRLTTFLVEKNGTSSAVVETQAAKRQKLESGHLRKVAEAKPVLSFVHKAPKRDGKVDGNNTLAKPRITIPREPELQTTHRAQRARPKGSEQAENLAPTAIRRFKALPLNKKILEGPSMPPKRSNPRLPQFQEFHLKTSERAVQHRSAVSTSAANSSTSNKVLQKPSNNSTMECGNREFRRVNHVEAPKQEESTSTYNFKALPLNKKILSSKGDIGVFRNTKRETTVPMEFNFHTEKRIHHNPPIDLFNKLSLTSEPQPAGVQLKAQRPSFFPSKGSKENRWAYFQQNHEIVHTEKGKLADLKSKANSVW; via the exons ATGAGTTTATCAGATAGTGATTCTGATATTGAGGTCGAGCAAGGGGTTCCTGGTGCAATAAAAG AAGGCGAGGGGAACAATGCAGGACATTCTGTTAACTTAGAAATTAGCAATGCCGAGAAACTTTTAAATCAACTAAGGCAGCTGCCTTCAG GGTTGACATTCCATAATCACATGGCTAAAGATACCGCAAAAGATCAAACCAGGTGTCCGGGGAAGCCATCTTGTCCCAGGACCTCAACCCTCATGAAACCAACCGCAAGTCACTTAGCCAAACAAAACCCACTTCGTCCAGTTGGTGAATCGAG GTTAACCACATTTTTGGTTGAGAAAAATGGAACAAGTTCTGCTGTGGTTGAGACTCAAGCTGCCAAGAGACAAAAACTTGAGAGTGGTCATCTGCGGAAG GTTGCTGAAGCAAAGCCTGTGCTTAGTTTTGTTCACAAGGCACCTAAGCGA GATGGAAAAGTTGATGGCAACAACACATTGGCTAAGCCCAGAATAACTATTCCTAGAGAGCCTGAGCTTCAAACAACTCATAGAGCACAAAGAGCAAG GCCAAAAGGTAGTGAACAAGCAGAAAATTTGGCGCCGACAGCTATCCGAAGATTCAAAGCTCTTCCACTGAATAAAAAA ATCTTGGAAGGTCCTTCTATGCCTCCAAAAAGAAGCAATCCACGACTTCCGCAGTTTCAA GAATTTCACCTGAAGACGTCAGAGAGAGCCGTGCAACATCGTTCAGCCGTTTCAACTTCTGCAGCCAATTCTTCTACTAGTAACAAG GTGTTGCAGAAACCCAGTAATAATTCAACCATGGAATGTGGAAATAGAGAATTCAGAAG AGTTAATCATGTAGAGGCTCCAAAGCAGGAGGAATCTACGTCAACCTACAACTTCAAAGCTCTTCCCCTTAATAAAAAG ATCCTATCAAGTAAAGGAGACATTGGAGTGTTCCGAAACACCAAGAGAGAAACCACAGTGCCAATG GAGTTCAATTTTCATACTGAAAAGAGGATTCATCATAATCCGCCAATTGATCTGTTTAATAAG CTATCTCTTACATCTGAGCCCCAACCTGCTGGAGTGCAGTTGAAAGCACAAAGACCATCCTTCTTTCCGTCAAAG GGCTCTAAAGAAAATAGATGGGCTTATTTCCAACAAAACCATGAG ATAGTACACACGGAGAAGGGTAAACTAGCTGATCTTAAAAGTAAAGCCAATTCAGTTTGGTAG
- the LOC104096873 gene encoding guard cell S-type anion channel SLAC1: MNVGSNSVGNHLVDIHEVLHEEEEDKEENNNTSNMADKSDKRFNRPTKNREIKSAPRNFSRQVSLETGFSVLNGENSKDKNERKVLGRSGKSFGGFGVNGTGIEARNKGDFSMFRTKSTLVRQSSKIPLRKESGIDLQNNNVKGGIDENVNKSVPAGRYFDALRGPELDQVKDSEDILLPKDEKWPFLLRFPIGCFGICLGLSSQAILWRSLALSPATKFLHVPLFINFVIWLLGVGILVAVFITYMFKCALYFEAIKREYSHPVRVNFFFAPWIVCMFLAIGTPPKTAPETLHPAIWCVFIAPIFFLNLKIYGQWLSGGKRRLSKVANPSSHLSVIGNFVGAILAAKVGWKEPGKFLWAIGFAHYLVVFVTLYQRLPTSEALPKELHPVYSMFIATPAAASIAWGAIYDEFDGLARTCYFISLFLYLSLVVRPNFFTGFRFSVAWWSYTFPMTTVSIATIKYAEEVPSFITKALALALSFMSTTMVCILFVSTLLHAFVWQTLFPNDLAIAITKKRYNKDKKPLMKRWTKQSPLSFVTSIRKHHSGDKESVSDEEK, translated from the exons ATGAATGTAGGATCAAATTCTGTAGGAAACCATCTAGTTGACATTCATGAAGTCTTGCATGAAGAGGAAGAAGATAAGGAAGAAAACAACAACACTTCTAATATGGCTGATAAATCAGACAAGCGATTCAACAGGCCTACGAAAAATAGAGAAATAAAAAGTGCTCCTAGGAATTTCAGCAGGCAAGTGTCACTAGAAACAGGCTTCTCTGTACTCAATGGAGAGAATTCTAAAGATAAAAATGAGAGAAAAGTACTTGGAAGAAGTGGGAAGAGTTTTGGAGGATTTGGTGTTAATGGAACTGGTATTGAAGCAAGAAATAAAGGAGATTTCAGCATGTTTAGGACTAAATCTACTCTTGTTAGGCAATCATCAAAGATACCACTTAGAAAAGAGAGTGGAATTGATCTTCAGAACAATAATGTTAAAGGAGGAATTGATGAAAATGTCAATAAGAGTGTACCTGCTGGAAGATACTTTGATGCCCTTAGAGGACCTGAACTTGATCAAGTCAAG GATTCTGAGGATATTCTTCttccaaaagatgaaaaatggccTTTCCTGCTCAGGTTCCCTATTGGTTGCTTTGGTATCTGCTTAGGTCTTAGCAGTCAAGCCATCCTCTGGCGTTCTCTTGCTCTAAGTCCTGCCACCAAATTCCTCCATGTTCCACTTTTCATTAACTTTGTGATTTGGCTGTTAGGCGTGGGGATTCTAGTTGCAGTTTTCATAACCTACATGTTCAAATGTGCACTTTACTTTGAAGCTATAAAGAGAGAATACTCTCATCCGGTGAGGGTCAACTTCTTTTTTGCTCCATGGATTGTCTGCATGTTTTTAGCCATAGGTACACCACCTAAAACAGCCCCAGAAACTCTTCACCCAGCCATCTGGTGTGTATTTATAGCCCCTATCTTCTTCCTCAATCTCAAAATCTATGGCCAATGGCTTTCGGGAGGGAAAAGGCGTCTTAGTAAAGTAGCCAACCCATCTTCTCACCTTTCTGTAATTGGGAATTTCGTGGGAGCCATTTTGGCTGCTAAAGTGGGATGGAAGGAGCCTGGCAAGTTCTTGTGGGCTATTGGCTTTGCACATTACCTTGTGGTGTTTGTCACATTATATCAGAGGTTGCCAACGAGTGAAGCGTTGCCTAAGGAACTGCACCCTGTTTATTCCATGTTCATTGCAACTCCAGCTGCAGCTAGCATTGCTTGGGGTGCTATCTATGATGAGTTTGATGGCTTGGCAAGGACATGCTACTTCATTTCATTATTTCTCTACTTGTCGTTGGTTGTACGTCCCAACTTCTTCACAGGATTCAG ATTTTCAGTTGCATGGTGGTCATATACTTTTCCAATGACCACAGTTTCAATAGCAACCATAAAGTATGCAGAGGAGGTCCCTTCTTTCATAACCAAGGCGTTGGCCTTGGCCCTTTCGTTCATGTCGACAACAATGGTCTGCATATTATTTGTCTCCACTCTTCTACATGCTTTTGTGTGGCAGACCTTGTTCCCCAATGATCTTGCCATTGCCATAAcaaagaagagatacaacaaagATAAGAAGCCTTTGATGAAACGTTGGACAAAACAGTCCCCTCTTTCATTTGTCACATCAATAAGGAAACATCATTCAGGAGACAAAGAGTCTGTCTCTGATGAGGAGAAATGA